The genomic interval AACTATGACTTTCAACCTAGATGCGGGTATTTATCCAAGACGACATTCTCTGTATCGACAAAGACGATGTGCCAGCCTTTAAAAAAGGTGGATCGGTGGTTCGAAATAGCTACTTTTGGGCGCTAAAATCTATTTCCTGTTATGCCCCTCGCGAGGGAAATTGGGAATTTGATCAAGAAGTTTGGGTTGCCCTCGCAAGGATGCTCATGGCTTTTACCGAATCTGGCTATCTCGGCTATTCGGAAACCTGCCTCAAATTTCCTGAGGATACGCCCATTCCCGATGTCTTACGCTCGGTGTCTAGTTACTTGTAGGACTTTGTAGCACTACGCAAGTTTTATTCCATTTCCTCCCAAAAAACGATGGAGTCGTTTAAAGGCTGCAAGGTCGTGCCGGGATAATAAAATTCGAGGATTTTAGCAGCAGACCAACCCAGATTAGCGAGATTGTAGGACCCAAATTGACTCATACCCACGCCGTGACCAAAACCACCACCAACAAAGGTATAGCCTGTAATTTGTTGTTGGGCATTTTTCATTGGTTGGAGATAAAACAAGGTGCTGCGTGGTGGCCCTAGAGCACTACGAATTTCATTTTTTAGCAGTTTGACAATGCCTTTGTCTGTGGTGACATCCAATTCGAGTACCCGGCCTGAGGGCGATCGCCGCATAATTTCTAATTTCTGAACAGATTTAATCCCTTCGAGCGGATGCTGGGTTTTTTCGAGATATTTTTGCAGCGTTGTTGCCAGCTCTTGAAGGGTAGCAGAACGTTCCCAGCGGAAGGGGCTTCGGCCAGTCTCATTGAAGCCTTCATTTAGGGCAATAAATTTTCTAAAGGTTTGTTCATCGGCTAAAGAGGTTGCCCCCAGATCCCACACTTGGTTGGGAGAATCAATCACCGCTTTCAGATAGGGACGTTCCTCGCCATTCCAGACATCGCTAAAGGAGGCCGTTACGCCACCTGTTGTGGAGGAATATAGTGCATCCACCAATTCATTTTCGTAGGTCAAAACGAGTCCTTTGGTGCGGGCGATCGCCTGATCGATGCGACTCGTACTTCCTTCTAAACCTTTATAAACTTGGCAATGGACAGTGGCACACATTTCATAGTTGTCAGCCTTAAAACGCCGTAAATTACGGAGGGCATAGGTGCGTGCAATAATCGTTTGGGCTTCTACCGCGTTAGTCGGCGCGCTTTGGCCGATTTCGTAGGGCACAACGCCCCGTAAATAGGTCTCGATATCAACTTCGTTGACCAGAGTGTAAGTGCCGTAGGCATTGGGCTGGAGCTGGAGACGACCAGCAAAACGGCTTTGTTTGCCCCCGTCTTCTTGGATCGTAAATAAATTATTGCCTGAACGAATGGCGACATTGGCACGATTGTAACGATAACCGCCCACCACAAAGGAGGCGATCGCCCGTTCTTGCCGCACCTCAGAACTTAAATAAGGCTCAGTAAATCCCGCCCGCTGTAAATCTTCTAGCAATAAACGTTTCAGGAGCGGCGTATTGTAAACCTCCCGATGTGCCCATACCTGCCAGCGACCCGGCTGGGTAATTTCCACTTCAATGCCGCGGGATCGCCACTCTTTAGCACTATCTTCGGCCGTTTCAAAAGTGCCTTGATCACTCAGAACAATATGTTCCGACAACTCCGCTTCGGACAATGCGCGCGCCCCTAGGGTGAAAGTCACCTTGTCCGTCTCTAAAATCTGCGGCTGACCACCCGTTTCAATCTCAAGGGTGAGGCGATCGCCCGGCAAACTACCAACAGTTAAGGTATCAGACTCCTCTTCCCCAAAACGCTGCACAATACCGACTTTAATTTCAACATCCCTTGCAATAGCGGGCTGGGCTGCCAGCAAAGAAAAACCCGCCACCATACCCATACCAAGTAGTACAGTCTTTGACTGAAACATTATTTTGGTCAACTCCTACGGCGATCGCCAATCATAGCTCTAAAAAACAATGACGACAAAATCATCAAATCTATCCCACTACCTTACCATTTTCATCTAGGAGTACCTCGCCACGAATCAGTCGCTCCGCCGCTTTCAGCAAATTATCTTCCACATAGGGCTTCGTGAAATAGGCCTTAGCACCACGCTCAGCCGCAATTTTACGGTGGCGCTCCGCACCACGGGAGGTCAACATCGCAATGGGAATATGATGCAACACTTCATGCTCTTGGACACGGTTCAACAGCTCCAAACCATCAATACGAGGCATTTCAATATCACAAAACGCCACATTAAAATCAGGTTCCGCTAACAGTTTATCTAAAGCATCCTGTCCATCGCGCGCCTTTTCAACCACATAACCAGCATTTTGGAATGTAATCGCCAGCAGCTCCCGCACCGTCACCGAGTCATCAATAATTAACACCTTAAAGGTCGCCTGCGTCCCAAAACGACGATTCTCAGAGTCAGCAGGAGGCGCCGTTGGAGATTTTCCATGATTCCCAGAAAATATCTTGGACGGTGGAGTCGCAACAGGTGCCGGTGGGGGAGACTTCTCTTCGACCTTCGCTACCCGAGTACTACCGGGTAAAAGAACCTCACCTTCCCTCATTTTCAGCGCTGCATCTAGCAACGCCTCTTCAAGGTATGGCTTTGTAAAGTAAGCACTAGCTCCCAGTTGAGCCGCCACTTGACGGTGGCGATCGGCACCACGAGAAGTCAACATAGCCACAGGGATCTGCGCTAAATTCGGATCTTTTTGAATCCGGGATAACAACTCCAAACCATCAATGCGCGGCATCTCAATATCACAGAAAACCAAGTCACAGAGTAAGCCTCCCCGCAACTTTTCCCAAGCTTCCTGACCATCCCGCGCCTGTTCTACCCGGTAACCAGCTTTCGTAAAACTGAGGGACAACAATTCCCGCACAGTAATCGAATCATCAACAATCAAAACCATCGGATCAGCCGCAAAGTTTTGCGGAATGTCCTGGGGTGGCATTGTCTCCTGCCAAGAACTGGCCTTACGTACCCGTCCCTGGGCAGCAAGCTCCAGTAGTTCTAGGACATCGGCTACAGGCATAATTGTGCCATCCCCTAAAACCGTTGCCCCTGAAATCCCAGCAGGCTTCGGAATGGGGCCTTCAATTTGCTTAATGACAATTTCCTGTTCACCAATCACCTGATCAACTTGTAGCGCCAATAAATTTCCCGCACTACGCAAAATCACAACGGGAATTTGGTCTGAGTCTGCCGCGCCACCATAGGATGTGCGACTAAGCCGCCGTTGGTGTGTGAGTAGATTATTTAAAGGATGTAGCCTTAGTCGAGAGTTCCGCCAGGTAATGTACTTGCGCCCTTCCTGAACTTCGATTTGTTCTGGTGTAAAGTCCTGCATATCTTCCACACCATCCATGGGCAGGGCAATGCGTGCATGGCGGTTTAAACAACAGAGAGCCTTACAAATATTGAGGGTCAGCGGTAAACGAATGATAAAGTTTGTGCCGCGTCCAAGCACGGAGTCAATGGTGATCGTGCCACGGATACCGCCAAGGGCATTGCGCACGACATCCATTCCAACACCTCTACCGGCAAAGTCATCGGCTTTATCTTTGGTTGTAAAACCGGGGTGAAAAATAAAATCGTAGATTTCTTGCTGGGGCATGTTTCTGACTTGACCCGGCGTTGCCAAACCTTTCTCTAAGGCTTTACGGAGGATGACATCGGGATTGATACCAGCGCCATCATCGGCAACGGAGATGACAATTTGATTACCTTGGACAAAGGCTTTGAGGGAAATTTTACCGGTGGGGGATTTGCCTAAGTTTGTACGAACGTCGGGTCTTTCAATACCGTGGGTAATGGCGTTGTTAATTAGGTGTGTGAGGGGATCGTACAGTTGCTCTAGGATCATTTTGTCGATGAGAGCGTCACGTCCTTCTACTTCGAGAATGGCTTTTTTGTGGAGTTTATTGGAGATATCACGCACGGGTCGCATCAGGCGATCGGCGGCTTGGGCGAAGGGGATCATCCGTGATTTGGTTAATCCTTCTTGGAGCTGGGTGCTGACTTGCCGGAGGTTACGGGCGACTTGTTCGGTGTCGTCAACGAGAAATTCAATGTCTGAGGAAGATTCTCGCACTCTGACGACTAACTCGATCATTTCTTGGGATAGGAGGTGAAAGCCGGTAAATTGATCCATTTCTAAGGGATCGTAATCCTGTCCGGATGAGGAGCCACCCATTGTGCTTTTCGAGTCAAAGCCACCCATTGCGCCTCGTGAGGCACGGTGATCATTTTGGCTGCGACTGGCAAGGAGGGAGCGTTCTAGGAGGGAACGTTCGTATAGATCTTGCATTCGCCCACCGATATCGCTCAGTTTTTGGACTTGCCCAACGAGGCTGTCAAGGAATTGTCGGAGTTTTTCTTGGCTCTGTTCGAGACTATTACGGTTAACAACGAGTTCTCCCATTAGGTTGCTGAGATTATCGAGTTGTTTGACGGGGATCCGCATGGTCTGCTCAAAGGCTTTGGGTTTGGCTGTGCGGGAGCGTGCCGTCGCGGGTGTGGCGTTAACGGTAGGGGGGCCACCCATTTCAATGTCGGCCTGTTCTAGTAGTTCGACTAGGTCATCAAAGCTTGTGTCTTTAGCGCTGGCAATGTCCATTTTCTGGGTGGGTGTAGAGACGGGGGCGATCGCCTCAGTTTCTGCTGGTGGAGACATAATAAGGTTGTCTTGTCTTCCACCCACCAAACTATCGAGGGCTTGCCAATTCGCGACTGGAGCTGTAGCGGGTTCTTCAATTAGAGCCGCAAGGGTGGCAAAATCTGGGTACAGGGCGATCGCCGGTTGACTCGGAGAAGCAACCTGAGGAGTCGTAAAGGCATTAACCGATGGTGGTTGTGGCTCAGGTTCGGAGGATGGGGGCGCAACCGGAGACTGAGCGCCGGGAACAGTACTCCGACTGGAAAAATAATTATCTAAATCCGCTTCTAACTCTTGCTCATGTTTAACGCTCGGACTACTGGCAAACAAACTTTCTAGGCCGGAGACCACCTCCGACGTTTCCGCAATTGGGTCATCCGGCTGGACTTCCAGCTCATCGGCGCTAAATTCATTTTCCCCAAAAATACTATCTAGCTCTGATTCAATTTCTGCTTCGCTGGCTGGCGGTTCACTTTGGGGGGTCAGGGTCATGCGGGCAAAATCGAGATCAATTTCTTCATCGGAGGTCGAGCTGACTTCACCCTCAAATAGCGCTTCAAAGCCCTCCGCTGTCATCTCTTCAACTTCACCACGGGAAGCAGAAACATCACCGACTACTGTTGTGTCAAAAAGTTGGTTTAAATTGCTTTCAATCGGTGGCAAAGTTGCCTGGGGATTTATCTCTGCGCCAAACAGATCACTTAATTCGTCGTCAAGGGAGCCGCTAATCGGTTCCGATGAGTCTGAGGCTGTTTCGTCAAGCTCCCCAAATAAGTCCGACAATTCGTCGTCGAAATTAGACCCTAAATTTTGCTTTGAAGAATAGCCGTTATTACTCACTGCAGTCTCTCGCCAAACGAAGATCGAAGAATTGACACAATTCAGAAATTACAACCAGCATAGCTCAATCTTTTTGAGCCTCTACGGGAAATTACTCCTTTGTCAAAAAAATCTATTTTGTGATCATTGCTTACTTTGTGCGACGGTCTAGGGCAAAAACCGGATTTTTGAGGAAAATCCTTGATTTCACGGGCTTTAATCCCTGATATTGACTACAGGGAAAACGCTATTTTGTTGTCAAAATTCACCATGGCTGGACATAGTAAGTGGGCAAATATCAAACGACAAAAGGCACGGGTCGATGCCAAAAAGGGTAAAACCTTTACGCAACTATCGCGGGCCATTATTGTGGCGGCACGGCAGGGGACACCTGATCCGGCGGGAAATTTTCAGCTCCGCACAGCGATTGAGAAGGCGAAGGCGGCGGGGATTCCCCATGATAATATCGACCGGGCGATCGCCAAGGGAGCGGGTACTTTCAATAGCGATGATGCCAACTATGAAGAAATTCGCTACGAAGGCTACGGTGCAGGCGGCGTGGCTATTCTCATTGAGGCGCTAACGGATAATCGCAATCGCACAGCGGCGGATCTGCGGGAAGCTTTTAGTAAAAATGGTGGCAATCTCGGAGAAACAGGCTGTGTGAGTTGGATGTTTACCCAAAAAGGTGTGGTGATTTTAACGGCAGAAGATGTTGATGAAGAGGCTCTCCTCGAAGCGGCCATGGCGGGGGAAGCCGAAAGCTATGACATCATCGCCGACAATAATGAAATTGAGGTGTTCACGACAGTAGATAATTTAGAACGCCTCAGCAAAATTCTTCAGCAAGAAAAGTTTCAGGTTCAAGAATCTGAGCTGCGCTGGATACCGGAAACGGAAATGGCACTGGATGATACAACCCAACTGCAAGCTGTTTTAAAAATGATTGACGCGTTAGAAGCCCTTGATGATGTGCAAAATGTCACCGCCAATTTGGCGATCGCCCCCAATATTGACCTGACGCAATTGTAAATTTATCGCTACGGATAGAAAAATAAAGGAATGCACCTTCCTAAAATAGAGATGTAGACGTTGCCCATCAAAAAAAGAAGAACCTCTTTCCATAATTTTCCTTCCTGTAGACTTAGCCCACTCTCATACCCGACCCTACACATTGAGCAAGCTCGAATGATAAACGCCAGCATTAATTAGCTTGGGCAGAGCAACCATCTTTACACCATAGGCATGACCAGCAACCCAGCCATTTAACCGACAAAGACATTTATGCTCGCGCCCGAACCCCTCCCCAAAGAACTAAAAAGACTCGCTGCCCTCTTTCGTTATGACATTTTAGATACCCCCGAAGAGTC from [Limnothrix rosea] IAM M-220 carries:
- a CDS encoding hybrid sensor histidine kinase/response regulator → MSNNGYSSKQNLGSNFDDELSDLFGELDETASDSSEPISGSLDDELSDLFGAEINPQATLPPIESNLNQLFDTTVVGDVSASRGEVEEMTAEGFEALFEGEVSSTSDEEIDLDFARMTLTPQSEPPASEAEIESELDSIFGENEFSADELEVQPDDPIAETSEVVSGLESLFASSPSVKHEQELEADLDNYFSSRSTVPGAQSPVAPPSSEPEPQPPSVNAFTTPQVASPSQPAIALYPDFATLAALIEEPATAPVANWQALDSLVGGRQDNLIMSPPAETEAIAPVSTPTQKMDIASAKDTSFDDLVELLEQADIEMGGPPTVNATPATARSRTAKPKAFEQTMRIPVKQLDNLSNLMGELVVNRNSLEQSQEKLRQFLDSLVGQVQKLSDIGGRMQDLYERSLLERSLLASRSQNDHRASRGAMGGFDSKSTMGGSSSGQDYDPLEMDQFTGFHLLSQEMIELVVRVRESSSDIEFLVDDTEQVARNLRQVSTQLQEGLTKSRMIPFAQAADRLMRPVRDISNKLHKKAILEVEGRDALIDKMILEQLYDPLTHLINNAITHGIERPDVRTNLGKSPTGKISLKAFVQGNQIVISVADDGAGINPDVILRKALEKGLATPGQVRNMPQQEIYDFIFHPGFTTKDKADDFAGRGVGMDVVRNALGGIRGTITIDSVLGRGTNFIIRLPLTLNICKALCCLNRHARIALPMDGVEDMQDFTPEQIEVQEGRKYITWRNSRLRLHPLNNLLTHQRRLSRTSYGGAADSDQIPVVILRSAGNLLALQVDQVIGEQEIVIKQIEGPIPKPAGISGATVLGDGTIMPVADVLELLELAAQGRVRKASSWQETMPPQDIPQNFAADPMVLIVDDSITVRELLSLSFTKAGYRVEQARDGQEAWEKLRGGLLCDLVFCDIEMPRIDGLELLSRIQKDPNLAQIPVAMLTSRGADRHRQVAAQLGASAYFTKPYLEEALLDAALKMREGEVLLPGSTRVAKVEEKSPPPAPVATPPSKIFSGNHGKSPTAPPADSENRRFGTQATFKVLIIDDSVTVRELLAITFQNAGYVVEKARDGQDALDKLLAEPDFNVAFCDIEMPRIDGLELLNRVQEHEVLHHIPIAMLTSRGAERHRKIAAERGAKAYFTKPYVEDNLLKAAERLIRGEVLLDENGKVVG
- a CDS encoding YebC/PmpR family DNA-binding transcriptional regulator, whose protein sequence is MAGHSKWANIKRQKARVDAKKGKTFTQLSRAIIVAARQGTPDPAGNFQLRTAIEKAKAAGIPHDNIDRAIAKGAGTFNSDDANYEEIRYEGYGAGGVAILIEALTDNRNRTAADLREAFSKNGGNLGETGCVSWMFTQKGVVILTAEDVDEEALLEAAMAGEAESYDIIADNNEIEVFTTVDNLERLSKILQQEKFQVQESELRWIPETEMALDDTTQLQAVLKMIDALEALDDVQNVTANLAIAPNIDLTQL
- a CDS encoding SpoIID/LytB domain-containing protein, whose translation is MFQSKTVLLGMGMVAGFSLLAAQPAIARDVEIKVGIVQRFGEEESDTLTVGSLPGDRLTLEIETGGQPQILETDKVTFTLGARALSEAELSEHIVLSDQGTFETAEDSAKEWRSRGIEVEITQPGRWQVWAHREVYNTPLLKRLLLEDLQRAGFTEPYLSSEVRQERAIASFVVGGYRYNRANVAIRSGNNLFTIQEDGGKQSRFAGRLQLQPNAYGTYTLVNEVDIETYLRGVVPYEIGQSAPTNAVEAQTIIARTYALRNLRRFKADNYEMCATVHCQVYKGLEGSTSRIDQAIARTKGLVLTYENELVDALYSSTTGGVTASFSDVWNGEERPYLKAVIDSPNQVWDLGATSLADEQTFRKFIALNEGFNETGRSPFRWERSATLQELATTLQKYLEKTQHPLEGIKSVQKLEIMRRSPSGRVLELDVTTDKGIVKLLKNEIRSALGPPRSTLFYLQPMKNAQQQITGYTFVGGGFGHGVGMSQFGSYNLANLGWSAAKILEFYYPGTTLQPLNDSIVFWEEME